TTGCAATTGGACAGGCATAACTGATATCTTTTCTTGTTACAATTGTAATGTTGGTTCTGTAGGTTCGAGCAAAGCACAAGGAAGTCTGTCTTCATAAAGATAGCCCTCTGGGAGAAACTATCCTTGAATGCTATAATTGTGGATGCCGCAATGTGTTCTTGCTTGGATTTATTTCGGCGAAGACAGAGAGTGTGGTTGTTCTTCTTTGTAGAGAACCTTGCCTAAGTGTTAATGCATTGAAGGACATGAATTGGGATCTGAGTCAGTGGTGTCCCCTGATTGATGATCGGTGTTTTTTGCAGTGGCTTGTCAAGGTTACTGtttttatatattgttttctgttttgtataTGAGGTGATTTATCTTTGTTGGACTTTGCTAAACTGTTGCACTTTTGCAGATCCCATCTGAACAGGAGCAGTTGAGGGCACGGCAGATCAGTGCTCAACAGATAAACAAGGTAGAAGAACTGTGGAAGACAAATCCTGATGCTTCTCTTGAAGATCTTGAGAAGCCTGGTGTGGACGATGAACCTCAGCCTGTAGTCTTGAAGTATGAAGATGCGTATCAGGTGTCTAAGTTTGCAAGATTGCTAATAACATGCTTGGTTTGCAACATTAGAAGGCTGTTGAAGTTACTGTTTATACATGGATATTTACTAATAAGTGGATGGTTTTGCCTTTCTTTTGCAGTATCAAAATGTATTTGCACCACTAATTAAGCTTGAGGCTGACTACGATAAGGTATGCTTCATATCTCTCTAGATCTTCTACTAGTTCTCTTTCTGGTTATAAGTTCCCATTATTCTATTATAATAGTGCTAAAGAAGATAAAACCTAGCTTAATTTTGCTGCTGTTCTTGAGTGATTTATTCTGCTTTCCTGAACAAAACATTTGCTTGATGCATGATTTTATGTAGAATATTTTGTCACATCTTATAATCTCAATGTTGTTGTAGATGATGAAAGAATCTCAAAGCAAGGACAATGTCACAATCCGGTGGGATGTTGGTCTTAACAAGAAGCGTGTTGCATATTTTGTTTTCCCAAAGGTGTGCCACTCTCGTTTTGCCACTTTAATTGTGACTATTTTCACATTGCCGTTAAATTATTGTATTGTTTTCCTGATTAGCTCAATTTTTTATGAGCATGcgtggttttttatttttcaaaaattaagcTACATATTTTGTTGTTGTAGGAAGACAATGAGTTGCGTCTTGTTCCTGGAGATGAGTTGCGGCTACGATATTCTGGGGATGCAGCACACCCAGCATGGCAGTCTGTGGGGCATGTGGTATGTCTCTTCTTTTGAGGGACATCTTAGTTAAATgctatttctttgtttctttcaagCATGCAATGATACATAGCTACAATATATGAATGATATGCATACTATTTTTGTTGTTTCAGATCAAGCTGACTGCTCAAGAAGAGGTTGCACTGGAACTCCGTGCTAGTCAGGTAGTTAAAAGTATTATggatttagttttttttcttctttattgaGTTTGTCATTATTGGTATGCTTATTGTCAATATTCCATGCAGGGAGTTCCAGTTGATATAAACCATGGTTTCAGTGTTGATTTTGTATGGAAAAGTACAAGCTTTGATCGCATGCAGGGAGCAATGAAAACATTTGCGGTGGATGAGACTAGTGTTAGCGGGTAGGCTGGCTTGTAATACATTTGTTTATGTAGGTAATAGGTTCTTGGAAGAAGTCTTGAATGTTGGGTATGTTATTTTGTTAGCTTATTTTATccaataattttctcaaaatatgaTGGAAAGGTAATATAACGATGCTAATGCAGATgaccttttttattattattattatatattgtttagATATGTTTGACTTGTCATTGCTATAGTATTGACTCATTTCAGGGTTTGTGTTGGACATTATAGTATCctggtttaatttgtttatggTTAGTTTAGATTTGATTGGGCCAAGATGTGCCAAGCTCAGATCCTCCATCTAATATGATTACTTTCCGATTGAACTATTGTGATCATTTATATGCCCTGATGTAATCATCAATAGTGCCTAAATATCTCTATTTTGAACTGGCTTACAAAGGCCTGCCACAACCTGCTGTGGGCCTAAAAAATTTTATCCTGGGCTAAACCCACTGCTCAGTTGTGGCTCAGTCTGCCAGTATTCTGGATGCAGTGGACAAATATTATATCAGCCTATTCTAGGCAGTAGGCAGCCACGTAAAGAGACCTTGTATGTTTTGCACTtgaattgttttctttttaaatctaAATGGCATCTTCCATGCAGTTACATTTACCACCACTTATTGGGCCATGAAGTTGAAGTTCAGATGGTTCGCAATACTTTGCCTAAACGTTTTGGTGCACCTGGTCTTCCTGAGCTCAATGCATCTCAAGTATGCTGTTCTGAGCATTCACGCTTTAAGTTTATCTTGAACTTGTTTTATTGATGTGTGCTATCTATGTTATTGTTTGAATGTTTTAGTCatggaaaaatttcaaaaaagtaGTGAGGCTGTACACTTAGAATAGAGTGAGGTTATTTCAGCTACTAGTGTGAGTAGAACCCTATGAGAATGCACATCTTAATTAAATGGGGGAAAAGAAACAGGCATTACCCTATAGCAGTAGGCCTTCTCGACAGGCCTATTGTGTAAATACTCTTGCCTAGCTTTCCAAACTTCGTAATAATGAAGAAATCTACATTTTTTCACCAGCTGAGATTCTGTTGGACCATTTTTGTCTCCACATATGGGCCATCAGGCAAGGGAACATCACTTATATCAAGTGTTCCCAGTGTATATTTTTCTACATTTGACATGTGTATCATGTGACCTAGTTTGTTTACCttcatttccttctttttttattattattaattttcttctcaaaGTTGCATTGCTCAGTGATTATTACTCTTTTGATAGGTGTTTGCCGTAAAGAGCGTCCTTCAGAAACCTATAAGCTTGATTCAAGGCCCACCTGGCACAGGGAAAACTGTTACTTCCGCAGCGATTGTATATCACATGGCTAAACAAGGCCAGGGGCAAGTAGGTCTAATTTCATATTTCCTATCATTAGCATCTCATTTGTTACTACACTTCTTATGATAATAAGTTCTTTTGTCAGGTTTTGGTTTGTGCCCCTAGTAATGTGGCTGTAGACCAACTAGCTGAAAAGATAAGTGCGACTGGGTTAAAGGTGATGAAGAGCTTTGCTTGCAGCTATGCtaacattattaaatttatttatttgttctatCTTTTTGTTGTATGGTTTATATTGTCATTTCTGGccattatcttttcttttgtgccttacttcatttctttttgtttatcagggtcatttaaaaaaaaaaaaggttaaccaTGATATTTTCTCAAGatgtttttgatattttttgttaattgttcAAGAGACTATATACTAAAGTTGTGgatttttaattatcaaaatttatttagagtaTCCTATGTATCTGAGTGAATAAATCTTCAACTAATCTATATATAATTCTGAGGAGAGGTATCttttaaaacatgtttttggttaatttgtttTGCGGATGGAACTTTCTACTTCTTTCAAAGTTTATTTTGTGCTTGTCtgaaaaattgttgaaatttcATAAACTTCTGCAGAATCTTAGGCATCAATAGACATGTAAGGCTTGTTATGGTCAGATTTATAAGTTGCTAAGGACTTGATTTTAATTCCTTGAGGGTCTGCTGATGCttgaatatataattatacCCACAATTATGCATCATTATCTTTTGGGCTTAAATCAAGTGACTTGCAATGttattgtttatttcttttatttagttgtttttaactttgcatttaatttggatgtctgttttttttttggccgggGGGATGTGATTTCAGGTTGTTAGGCTTTGTGCAAAGTCGAGGGAAGCTGTGAGTTCTCCGGTTGAGCATTTAACCCTTCACTATCAGGTTTGTTAGTTGTGACATCATTAAATACGGTCTCGTATTCCTCTTTTGTTCTACAATCTTAGCATGATTTACATGCTTACAGGTTCGACATCTTGACACATCTGAAAAGAGTGAACTTCACAAGTTACAACTACTGAAAGATGAACAAGGTCAAGCTTATTCTCTTATATTgctttattatttctttccaatttttttattgttaatgtCGGATATTCAATTTGGGATGTAATAGGATCAAGATTCCTTAGAATTCCTAGGGTATTCTATTGAGTAGATTTCCGCATATCGCaaccattattttctttttttgataagtacacgTAATTTATTAAACAGCGTGGAAGGCATAACCTAAGTAGAttggaagtatacaaaagatacacctaactagaagaagaaaaaacatcaagaaaaatatagaaactAGAAATATTTGAGTCAAAGGCAGTTGTGCAGAGGTAAAGAGTCTTAAAGAAAATAATCCTTTAGATCCCCCCATCATCCGCTCACGGTCTTCAAAACATcgatcatttctttccctccaaatacaccacataattttcaaattaaattaatattgtaattattcatcaaaaaataatttccaaATTAAATGATAGGTCAATAATGAAGTGATAAATGCTAGTATGGCAAAATCTCcaccatttaatttgaaaacaatggtAAGATTTGAAGAAATCTACTTGATAGAATACCCTAggaattacttatcaaaaaaaaagaatacccTAGGAATTCTGAGGAATCCTAATCTGTCATGTAGAATGTCCATTTCTTCTAGATTGTAAATTAGAGCAGTTAGATTTGAAGGTTGACTAGCTTGGTTTGGCTTTTAATATCTTTTGGGAGGTGATGCACTCATGTCTGGATCTAAATCTTTATGGTCATCTTCTTTAGTGGCTTTAATTCTGCTTTAAGTTTTGTAAGTTCAGAATTGTTAGATCATTCAGAAATAAGTTATACAAGAGAATGATGTGCAAGCTGTAGTATGGTTCTTGTGAACATATGCAACTAGGCCAAGCCCAatgaagtttgaattttatgttGTGTGCGTGTCAATATGCATATTCTGTTTAGTTAGGTTGAAACAACTAACTAGGGGATTAGCTTTCCATGGTTACCCATAGAGGAGCTAAGATACTGGGAGGCtcaagggaaaaaagaagaggtgGCTAGTCAATTCAAGTTCCTCTGTGCGCTCCTTTATAGTGTCTTAGAACTAAGTACATGACATTGTTATATACTTGGGCACATGTTACACAGGGAACTGTAGGCATgaaattaattcatttttcttaatcaacaatttttttttaccatttcattaagttttaaaaaaataattttttcttgaatttatggCTATGTGCCTAATCTCGGTGTCCAATCAAAAACCTGCAAGCTTTGAATTGAAAGTAGTTATTTGTTAATGGCAAttgtttttcatatttctttttccaaatgtGTACAGGAGAACTGTCTAGCAGTGATGAGAAAAAATATAAGGCACTGAAGCGGGCAACTGAGAGGGAGATTTCTCAGAGTGCTGATGTCATTTGTTGCACATGTGTTGGTGCTGGAGATCCTCGATTGGCAAATTTTAGGTTCCGCCAGGTTGAAATGCATCTTGCATGTGGATGTTTGTCTAGGATTCACAACTTAAAAGCTTACACTTCATGCCCTTTTTGTTCAGGTGCTTATTGATGAGTCTACTCAGGCAACAGAACCTGAATGCCTAATTCCTTTGGTTCTTGGAGCAAAGCAGGTATGCGGTGATCAAATTTCAGTTTGCCATTTTACTCTACCATTTCATGATTGGTCTTCTGACAGGAAATTATATGTTAGGTTGTTCTTGTTGGTGACCATTGTCAGCTTGGTCCAGTCATTATGTGCAAGAAAGCAGCTCGTGCTGGCTTAGCCCAGTCTCTCTTTGAACGTCTTGTTCTACTTGGTGTGAAACCAATTAGATTGCAGGTAATTATAGAGTGTAGATTTGTGCTTTGTAGTTGTTAAAGTTTACCATATTCCCTTCTCAGATGATGGAGtctgattactttttttttttttttttaaagtttttttttctgtatGAATGTATGTATTCCATTAGTTTTCTTCATAAATCTTCATAAATTAGCAGGGGCAGAGGCGACTTGTTTGTGCCATACTTGAACAACACCATGGTGTCATTTTTAAATTGATCTCTTAAATTATTTATCATAGAAAATAATGGCAAAATGAGTTACAATAATCTTAGAACtcacaaacaaaatataaaataattaagcaatgaaataaattaattacagAACTtagaaacaaaacccaaaatcacaAACATAGCAGGCCAATACCTTGAGTAGATAACACAAACATGAAATCCTCCATGATCCCGCCTTTATCTAGGGGTGGCAAttcgggtaatcgggtagacccgattaagacctgCGACCCGATTACCCAGGACACGAACACGACCTGATTAGTTAATCGGGTTaacgggtttgacacgattctGACACGGAAAATacccgggtaacccgacacgacccgtttaacatTACCGGGTGATATCGGGTaaacccgacccgacccgagaGTCAAACAGGTAATTTGACCCGACCTGACCCGAAAAATATGCAGAAAACTAAGAAAAGTCATTTGAGCAACTGACGTGCTTGTTTTGTTGAGCATGTAAAGAACTACAAAGGGGAATGGAGAAAGACTGAAACTGAAAGAGTGACcgtgagagagggagatagagccgagagggagagaggagagacagTCTGGTGAGTGGTGACCGATCGCCGGTTTGGGTGGGGGGAGCTGGCGGATGCAGGGGAGATAgagccgagagggagagaggcgTCGCCGGTGGGGGGGGCTGGCGGCTGGCGGGGTAGTGGGCTGAGCTCGTGAGGCTATGACCGTGAGGGCGTGAGGGACGAGGGTGAGCGACGGGAGTGTCTGAGAGGGAGGGAGTTCGGGTTTAGGGAATTaggaaattttgattttttaggtttcACTTTCCCGTTTTATTTGTTATTCACTGAATGTcacttattcttatttttttagttgCACTTGCGGGTTGGCCAGTTTGGTTGGGCACTTGGGCAGCTGGGCTTACGCTTGgggtgggttttttttctttttttttttggtaataagttaacgggtctggcgggtcacccgagacccgccagacccgttaaCTTAAATGTGTCTGGTGGGTCGACCCGTCAGACACGATTTTTatccgggtcttaatcgggtagacccgattaagacccgaacccgataaccCCAAACCCATTACCTACTAACTTCGTGTCggattcgcgggtcgtgtccAAATTGCCGGCCCTACCTTTATCCATAATATTCTTCAATGTTGTTCAATGGGTCAGCAACTATTTTCAGCAGCCTATTGCAGAAATGGCCCACGTCTGCGATTAACCATGGTAATGATGTGGGAGTTGTTTTAGAATCCTGTAAAAAGATTATTGTGggagcacctttttttttttggttaaaaaagtgAAAGCAGTGCAGTTGTAGTTGGAAGAGATACAGGGGAATTTTTTTGATGttacaaagaaaaggaaaagggaaaaaggttggggggggggggggtgttggatttcatatttttttactgGAAGATAACCTTTTGAATGCGACATgttcaggattgggagatggatttggttgcTCCTTTTTTTGAGCGGTTGTACTCGTGCAAGATCTCTGTAGGTACGgtggatcgtatttgctgggcCTCGTCTAGGAAAGgtaagttcgaggttaagtcgctcttcaaggccttgtctaatTTTGGCCAAGAgatgtttccttggaagagtatttggtgcACTAAGGTgcctttgagagtggctttttttgggtggtccGCGGCCcttggcaaaattttgactcataaTAATCTGCGGAAGAGGAACCTTGTggtggtggagtggtgttgtatgtgcaaaaaaTCAGGAGAGTcagtagatcatcttcttctccattgcgaaacCGCAAGAGCTCTTTGGCACACTATTTTTActcggtttgggttgcattgggttatgccttgcaGAGTAAGGGATTTGTTAtattgttggtggtcgggaggtcgtgCTAGAAgtgcggtagtgtggaagatgattcttttatgtcttatgtggtgtatatggattgaaagaaatgctagatgttttgagaattctactaggactatagaggaactgactcatcttttcttctttactctttactcttggacagtcgcttggctagctcctttagtaattagcttctctgatttcctctttcatttctctccctcttaggcgctctcttttataaTTCCCGTGTATATGAGTTGCGCCcttctgcgcttttgatataaatttattacttatcaaaaaaaaaaaagataacctTTTGAATGCGGTAAGGTTTGGTAGTCAACAAAGATTACTCTAAAGGAGGAATTCCATTTACATGAACTTCATATCGTCATGGTCAGTATAATGAGTTGCATTAGCATTTGTTGCAGCTGGCCAGAAGCCCATATTATTGATTTTCAGATTGCATATCAATCCTTCTTATgggttgtgtgtgtgtgtgcatgtgtcGGAGCGTGTGTGCGTGCATGTGGGATTGGggggtgggtgggtgggtggcCGGATGTATTTGATATCAGATGCTGATTGCTGACATGATGTCTTACTCTTAATGATCATATAATTGGGAATATATATGGTTGTCCTGTGCTGATGATAGCTGtaaccttttattttcctttggaAAGTTGTGTATGTTGTTCTGCATCATTGACGCTATTTGGTCTTGTGAGGAAATTTTTTAAGAGTTGCGACTTCGATGTGCCAAAGTATTTATGGAGTTATTCAATGTCATTGCCCAATATACAATGTTGCAAGACTGATTTGTTACTTTCTGTTTTAAATCCTAGGTTCAATACCGTATGCACCCATCTCTTTCAGAATTCCCATCCAACAGCTTCTATGAGGGCACACTACAGAATGGGGTAACTGTAAATGAAAGACAATCATCGGGCATCGACTTTCCTTGGCCTGTGCCCAATCGTCCCATGTTCTTTTACGTTCAGGTATTACAACTGCCATCAACTCTTTATTGTTAGATTTTGGTCACTCttcattcataaaataaaataaaaaaaagatagattTTAGTCACTGAGCATAAATATAATCGAGTGATGGAATAGCTAGTGCATTAGTTGATTTGATATCTAGCTTGGGTGTccaataattgtttttattctcAGAAACATCATAAATTGATTTTGATGCTCCAACAGGTTGAGCTcagtttttccttcttttttggtGCATGTGATTTCAATATCATGGCCTTATTTTCCCTACTACTGTTTTGAtaacaaatagttttttttttttttttgtagatggGACAAGAGGAGATAAGCGCCAGCGGAACATCCTATTTAAATAGGACTGAGGCTGCTAATGTTGAAAAGATTGTAACCACTTTCTTAAGGAGTGGTGTAGTCCCTAGTCAGGTAATTCTATGGATCTTTGCTTCTGAATTTCCATAGGTctagtttttttgtttgctcAGTGATTGATTATGTCCCATATCTTACAGATTGGGGTGATAACACCATATGAAGGGCAAAGAGCATATATTGTGAACTATATGTCAAGAAACGGTGCTCTCAGGCAACAACTTTACAAGGAGATTGAGGTAATATTTAGATTTTTCTCACCAGATATAGGGTCCTGTTGATTTTTTCTTGCAGTTATGAGAAAATTGTGTTTATTACAGGTTGCAAGTGTAGATTCATTTCAGGGAAGGGAAAAAGACTACATCATTCTATCATGTGTGAGGAGTAATGAACATCAGGTTAGTTAATTTAACATGTACTCTATTTTCAGTGTGCAACGTCTGAATACATGAGATTATATTCCTGCCCTAAAGACTCAACATAATGTTTACCTAGACACATCTGTGTTTTTGGTGATTGTAGATTCTGAATGTTTGCAAAAGATATACCCAGTTCTGCTTTTATTATTTGGCAAAAATAACTTTGCATCTTATTGCTCGACTGCTGGACCCTTCTTTTCAGGGAATTGGATTCCTTAATGATCCTCGTAGACTCAATGTTGCTTTAACACGTGCTCGATATGGTATTGTCATTCTGGGGAATCCTAAAGTCCTGAGCAAACAGCCACTGTGGAATAGCTTATTGACACACTACAAGGTATTTCTCTGTTCTTCTATGTTACTTTTTTTATGCAATTGTGGGTTTTCTAAGCCTCTGTTTAATTGAACTTTCTATGTGctggaattgtttttttttttttctccttttagcATTTAAGGGACTCTTTGTATACATCTTGTGTATTAGGGTTGTACCCCTCTGCACTTATCAATGAAATgagttattcatcaaaaaaaaagtgCTGGAATTGTTTTTGGTGTGTTTGAAGCTAGCCAACTAATATTATCTCACAGTTGGCAGCGTTGTTTGTGCTAATGTTGCATGCATATTATGTTAATATTGCCTAATTAAGTCAAATGGTATTCTTCTTGGTCATCTTCCCTCAAATTTTGGACCTTGTGACAAATGAAGTGATTTAGTGGTTTTTGGTTGATAGTTCATGGTTTTGACTTGCTATTACTATTCCCTTCTTTGTTACTGAACAACTagccttctttcttttttgtcataATGTTTCAACAGGAGCATGAATGCTTGG
This genomic interval from Corylus avellana chromosome ca3, CavTom2PMs-1.0 contains the following:
- the LOC132173675 gene encoding regulator of nonsense transcripts 1 homolog isoform X2, whose product is MDSQPNNLFETASQPDTANDAYTFLEFNTQGEDFDYPEFRDPIRSWPTPSDSLSDPTDRGPGSDHPSDSSPVSAAPGGATKARAGALGSTSNTNTNNINNNNSNSHSNSNNQVVEALAAGMGGLNFEETGDDDGYEYGKGDFTEHACRYCGVSNPSCVVRCNVPSCRKWFCNSRGNTSGSHIVNHLVRAKHKEVCLHKDSPLGETILECYNCGCRNVFLLGFISAKTESVVVLLCREPCLSVNALKDMNWDLSQWCPLIDDRCFLQWLVKIPSEQEQLRARQISAQQINKVEELWKTNPDASLEDLEKPGVDDEPQPVVLKYEDAYQYQNVFAPLIKLEADYDKMMKESQSKDNVTIRWDVGLNKKRVAYFVFPKEDNELRLVPGDELRLRYSGDAAHPAWQSVGHVIKLTAQEEVALELRASQGVPVDINHGFSVDFVWKSTSFDRMQGAMKTFAVDETSVSGYIYHHLLGHEVEVQMVRNTLPKRFGAPGLPELNASQVFAVKSVLQKPISLIQGPPGTGKTVTSAAIVYHMAKQGQGQVLVCAPSNVAVDQLAEKISATGLKVVRLCAKSREAVSSPVEHLTLHYQVRHLDTSEKSELHKLQLLKDEQGELSSSDEKKYKALKRATEREISQSADVICCTCVGAGDPRLANFRFRQVLIDESTQATEPECLIPLVLGAKQVVLVGDHCQLGPVIMCKKAARAGLAQSLFERLVLLGVKPIRLQVQYRMHPSLSEFPSNSFYEGTLQNGVTVNERQSSGIDFPWPVPNRPMFFYVQMGQEEISASGTSYLNRTEAANVEKIVTTFLRSGVVPSQIGVITPYEGQRAYIVNYMSRNGALRQQLYKEIEVASVDSFQGREKDYIILSCVRSNEHQGIGFLNDPRRLNVALTRARYGIVILGNPKVLSKQPLWNSLLTHYKEHECLVEGPLNNLKQSMVQFQKPKKIYNDRRLFFGGAPGVGSTDTFGSVASSGPNADRRSIRGTFVSPGPPNGTHKPGVHPAGYPMPRVPLPPFHGSPHSQPYAIPTRGAVHGPVGAVPHVPPPGSRGFGAGRGSAGAPIGSHLPHHQGTQQAIGSIGSTFNFPALENPNSQPSVGGPLSQPGFVNNMPVQGPSQTFRDGFSMAGMSQDFLGDDFKSQGSHVPYNVADFSTQASQSGYGVDYVTQGGQGGFPGNFLNQNSQAGYSRFGSGNDFMSQDYMPHGSQGLFTQVGFNDPSQDDASQSHFGVANANSLQSQGMMNSLYSQPFAHYNTQPPLNLQAPQQQPPQGQSSSQNQKIHYNG
- the LOC132173675 gene encoding regulator of nonsense transcripts 1 homolog isoform X1, with the translated sequence MDSQPNNLFETASQPDTANDAYTFLEFNTQGEDFDYPEFRDPIRSWPTPSDSLSDPTDRGPGSDHPSDSSPVSAAPGGATKARAGALGSTSNTNTNNINNNNSNSHSNSNNQVVEALAAGMGGLNFEETGDDDGYEYGKGDFTEHACRYCGVSNPSCVVRCNVPSCRKWFCNSRGNTSGSHIVNHLVRAKHKEVCLHKDSPLGETILECYNCGCRNVFLLGFISAKTESVVVLLCREPCLSVNALKDMNWDLSQWCPLIDDRCFLQWLVKIPSEQEQLRARQISAQQINKVEELWKTNPDASLEDLEKPGVDDEPQPVVLKYEDAYQYQNVFAPLIKLEADYDKMMKESQSKDNVTIRWDVGLNKKRVAYFVFPKEDNELRLVPGDELRLRYSGDAAHPAWQSVGHVIKLTAQEEVALELRASQGVPVDINHGFSVDFVWKSTSFDRMQGAMKTFAVDETSVSGYIYHHLLGHEVEVQMVRNTLPKRFGAPGLPELNASQVFAVKSVLQKPISLIQGPPGTGKTVTSAAIVYHMAKQGQGQVLVCAPSNVAVDQLAEKISATGLKVVRLCAKSREAVSSPVEHLTLHYQVRHLDTSEKSELHKLQLLKDEQGELSSSDEKKYKALKRATEREISQSADVICCTCVGAGDPRLANFRFRQVLIDESTQATEPECLIPLVLGAKQVVLVGDHCQLGPVIMCKKAARAGLAQSLFERLVLLGVKPIRLQVQYRMHPSLSEFPSNSFYEGTLQNGVTVNERQSSGIDFPWPVPNRPMFFYVQMGQEEISASGTSYLNRTEAANVEKIVTTFLRSGVVPSQIGVITPYEGQRAYIVNYMSRNGALRQQLYKEIEVASVDSFQGREKDYIILSCVRSNEHQGIGFLNDPRRLNVALTRARYGIVILGNPKVLSKQPLWNSLLTHYKEHECLVEGPLNNLKQSMVQFQKPKKIYNDRRLFFGGAPGVGSTDTFGSVASSGPNADRRSIRGRGTFVSPGPPNGTHKPGVHPAGYPMPRVPLPPFHGSPHSQPYAIPTRGAVHGPVGAVPHVPPPGSRGFGAGRGSAGAPIGSHLPHHQGTQQAIGSIGSTFNFPALENPNSQPSVGGPLSQPGFVNNMPVQGPSQTFRDGFSMAGMSQDFLGDDFKSQGSHVPYNVADFSTQASQSGYGVDYVTQGGQGGFPGNFLNQNSQAGYSRFGSGNDFMSQDYMPHGSQGLFTQVGFNDPSQDDASQSHFGVANANSLQSQGMMNSLYSQPFAHYNTQPPLNLQAPQQQPPQGQSSSQNQKIHYNG